Genomic window (Drosophila sulfurigaster albostrigata strain 15112-1811.04 chromosome 2R, ASM2355843v2, whole genome shotgun sequence):
ATTGAACTAAACTTCAATGCATTTGTGCCTTAGAAATCATCCATCAAAGTATTCAATTCATTAGCTTTTTGACCTCAACGTACACAGCAAATACGCATGAAATATTCACAAAGAGCGACAACCCTATTAGCCGGACAATTGCCAAGCTAGCGGTTCATGCAAGTCTCTGTGGTACGACTTTATGCATCGGTAACTAAGAATATCAAAACTATATGGTAAGCTATAATACGTGAGTGTGttatatgtgcatatgtatgtgtagcATTATATATCTAGCTAATACCCAAATAGACAGCTTACATTGAAACACAGTCGCAGCGCACCACAGAgtgataatgataataatgaaacatttaataatttcaataaatttcacacacacacacgctcacagcACACATTAAGGAGCTTGTCTCTAATGGCAAGCCATAAAATAATGCACTGCGCGAAAAACTTGAAGAACAAACAAAGATATTAGTACATTAAATAGTTCCTTCGATAAATGTCATGCTCTgctttctttgtttttctttgaaCATTGGATtcgaaatatttcttttatttttaaattagccAATCTAAGACATAAAAGGATACCCtaataaatcttaaattaaaacatattaactcaaaataaaaaaaaataaaaatggattGCTTGTGCTTAATATACGTAGATTCAATACTTCATATTATTTGtgagataaaaataaataaacatgtaAATTCTTCTACCTTGTGGCTTAATTTCTATTCAGCTTCGTtttgtaaagtattttatttaaaattcaatttaagctgactttaataatttgatttttaaagcAACTAGTAACAAGTTATTTTTGCAGTGCATCGAACTTCTCTAACGACTTGTTCAGTTTATAAAGTCCTTATTTGAACAGCTGAATACAAATTTCtatcaattgcatttgtttgggCACTGAATGCCGCAGGATTTGCCTTGTGtgcactttatttatttattttgtgtgacGGCataatacgaatacgaatcgtaataataacaaaattccaacacactcacacacacacaaatactcgAATACAAATACTTGCTATGCGCTGCTTGTTGGTTTTTaatgtatgcaaattttgttggtCCCCAACAACATCCTTGAGATACTCGCACTGCATTACGGCCTTCTCTTCTGCTAATGAGctgtgaaatattttgtattttgtatatccgTTGCTCaacttgtttaatatttaaataatcattttcTGCTCTGTTTCTGGATTATGCATTCAACTACAACTACGATTTGAATATTagaacattttgaaattatttcgaCATTTGTAAGTTGATGCAGagcacaaaatttaaattgtattttgatagaattcataaatagtatatatttcttggtattatttaaaatttacttggGATCAAATAAGCGTATCTGTTGCTGctttcaactttaaaatatttgttatacttCTGACATTATCGTGCAACAGTTAACTATACTAAACATCCACTTTCTCACTCGCAGCATTCACGTTTTTTAATATCCTGGTTCCCCTCAGGGCGTCTGCTGTCAGTCTAGATTGCCACGCATGCTTAAAAGTGCGAAGCATAGAAGAAGTTAGCTGCTTGTGCTGTAGATTAACAGCTACCCAAATCCTTCGATAAGAAAAGGCAGAACCTCCAACCAAGCAATTGAAAGcaaccaaacaacaacgaattaTATACTTCGAGTTCTCAGTTCACTGGCCGACAATGTGCATCAATGAAACTGCTGAAAAGCCATTCCGATTTTGGCTTTTTGTCTGATAACCAAAAGGAGAAATGTGCGATTCGGAAAAGAGTTAAGCGCCACACGCAGTAAGTTGaacaaatcaaaagcaaaccTTGCTGCGCCACCCAGCGAGTGGCACGCAAACATATTGCGAATATTAACGAAATTAGTAAAATACcagaaaaatgcatttaaaattggGTGCAGTCACTtctataccctgtaaattgtCAAACTCACTAAGGATGTTTTAGTAATCAAATGTTATTAGAGTTTTCTTAACAGATTGATGTTAATTTgagtcaaaatatttattactttagtaaatatttattactttgtATGCCCGAAAAACTTGTAGTAATACGTTAgtatgttttaataaaaacattaatataaaaaaacattttatataatatacatatattacatatttcaacaagagattttaaataatttgtaaatatattttttataaatacaaaactaataaaaatagataaaataaacaagtctCTCTTACTTCTCAACACCTTAAATTGAACCTAACAAATAAgttattctatttaaataaaatataattctttatttgaaatttataatttctctGGGATTATTTAAAGttcttattataatattttgtatttaaatggataaagaaataaataaaaagggtATTTCTTAATAATATACTCCCTACCTGTACTTCTATAGACCACGTAAAATGCCAATAAACTGCGAATATGAAACTTTCAGCTCTTGTGCTCTTTTTCGCGCTGACTGGGAAAAAAGTTGGCCGTGTTTGTGAGAAACTGGCAAATGGGGTTCGTGTTCgtgtttaaattgttaaaacaGACTTTATGcaggtgttgctgctgcctcttaTGCAAAATGAAAGCGGCAATTATAGATGGCTcgatgtgtgcgtgtgtgtgtgtgtgtgtgtgtgtgagatataaaagttattttggCACGCAACGAAAATGTGTAATCAATTGTAATTAAGCGCAACAAACAAGTGAACCGAAGCAAACTGAACTGACTTGTCAGCGCCGCGCAGTATGCAACAGGTTTTTCCGCTTTTTCGcagttaatatttaaagtaactTTAGTTAATTGAGAGCAATCACAAAGAGAGGAGGGGGAAGACTTTAAGAGAGTGAGCCAACAACTGAAATGGCCCAATGCCAGACAATGTTTGCTGAGATACGAACGAATAcgaatgcacacacactcacacacatggaAAATGTgggccaacacacacataacacacacatggaCAGAAACATAGACAGTGCGGCGTTATCATTGCACATTTCACTGTTTGGTGTAACAATTACAGCAAAGCccacaacaaatacaatacCAAGAgcaccgacaacaacaacaaaaacaagaaacaacatTTGGCACACATTCAAAATTgccagcagccaaagcaagcATATTTCCCTCACCCAAAAAACCATCCCCTTCCGACATCTTCCCCTTCCCCTATGCCATGTCAtaagtttgtttttgataATATGAAACAGAACACAtacatttgcaattgtgtatgtgtgtgtgtgtgtgtgtgtttctgtggtTTTCCggccaacaaaaataagaaaaacaaatgaaggTTTATAGGTAATtgctttgtttgcatttgccgAAAGAGGAAACTGCAAAAAGTCTTAGGATAAATTTAACAATGCCAAATAAAGTACACATTTCTATTTGTTgcactatatttatttagcaatttaacaaaataccATTTGTTAGCCGAAGACATTAAAGAAATCTACGAAAAAGATAGCTAGCTTTAATTCTATATATTGCCTGTATTCTAAATAAACTTTACTTAATAAAGATTGTTCAAATTATTTTCGCTGCTATCTAAAAATAGTTATCTTGCGAATCGCCATCAATAACTCATGAAGTCATCCAGGTAGTCATGACACAAGAACGTgttaatatagtataaataccAAGCGCTATCAGATTTACAGTCCAGTTTTTAAACAGAAGTCTTTTTATAACCTCTTTATAACTAAATTGTACACAAATTACACAAGTAGCTGTAGTCATTATTTCACAGTTCTTTTGACAATTAGAGTCATCTGGCAACATTTAATGGCTATTAAATCAAGTGTAACGACATCAAATCTCTTCAACACCTGGaactataaaattattaagatCTTGTATCGCAACGCTCGAAACCATTGAAATCAGTTGTATATGAAACCTTGAAGTGTTCACTTATTTTTCGGATATGACGACTGTCAGTTTTTATATACTGCAGAACTTTCTGATTCGTACTTTAGCGTTTACTCCAACGCGTCCATTATATTTGACACGATCTGAAGAAAAAGTAGTCGAAAATTTAGAATTGTACGAACCAGATGCGCTTCAAATTCCCCCAATTCATGTTACTGAGAAGTTTACCTCAATACCAGACAACATCGATGTTAAGAATCAACCAAGTTCGTaagtttaaatgcaattagGAATCTActaccaaaaacaaataaaagatcCCTAAGCTCTGTAGTTGATTTGGAGCCTGTTGATGGCTATCCACTTGGTGTTCCAAGTAATCGGCGACCTGTTTTCCAATCTGCTAACCCCAAACGCAACTGCCATATTATCAAATGCCCAAAGTTCACACACGCCACCTTCGGCACTGACTTTAAAAAGTGCTACGAGTTCTTGAATCCGTGCTACTTGGCGGTTGCCAGCTGTGTACGCTACAATGCTCAACTCCCTCGTAAGCTTATAAAccataattataacaaaaaattatctttaattcgatatattttatacaggTCTTAAAGTTGTCGAGAAGAGTCAATGTCATAACCTAGAGTCGTAATTGCAATGTGCTGCATaccatatatttaaaaaaaattacccataaatcaataatattaattttcctGTCTGATTTCTATTTCACATAACTCAACATTAATGAATTATATTAAGCTTTTTTTACTGCTTAACACTTCTCGGCTATTCATCACATTCtcttttatgcaaattattgtacgagtttatttaatttcatttgaaacaaaaacaaatgcacaaaTTGACAAGTTTAACTTGtctatacaaattaatttcgtttttcttttcatacGCAAAtccttttatttaaatgaaatttattatttaatatactctTTGctataaaacacaaaaaaaggtaTTTCAACAGTAAATCAATTTAGCTCTGAAAAGAAGCTGAGattatttcgatttttcatttaGATTGAACATTTAGAAGCAGACCCCTAATCAAAGAGATTCCAGAGGATATCATGCAGTCACGCTCTTTtctaagtttattttttttctagtttttttttataaataaagccATCGGAAGCGACAGTTTAGCTTTATTTGAAAGGTCAAAACACATGTtagttttataatataaataaaaacgcgagggttaaataaacaatatttaatagtcCATTGAAAATGGCAActttaaaacaaacaagtaataaagctATGCTCGAGTGGACTGATAGATAGCCGCTACCCacttttaacaaataaaaaacggtattattcttaaaatataccaaataaatacacatgtaaatacatatgtaaatgtactattgcatacaaaaaaataccacagactacaaaataaaccatTGTTCTgcgtaataataacaaatgccGACGAAATATTGTAGCTCTATACCTGAGATAAACGACCAAACGGACAGACTTTTTATATTCGAATacgaatatatttatatattatacatatatttctgaAAACTTCCCTCGCTATTGCAAACCATCATAACAATTGAGACTTTAAAGCGACAACAGTTGCCGAATCAACATTTAGTCTGAatattgcaaacaatttgataaattaatcCAGATTTTGTATAAAACAATCTCGCTATATAATATGTACTTTCAATcgcacatgcatacatatgtaaatacacaGACAAATACACTCGTAAAGCAGGCTCATGGCAAATGGAGAacagaatttaaaattgtaattgcatatgaaaataaatcttaaatgaCAATATGgtaatataaatacacaaatgcACTTCATTAACGATGCTCTAACAAATGTGTTTCACACTctgctcacacacaaacaaatgcatataataatattaaatgagcAAACTCATTAAAATCAGGTCAAATTCACTTATCATAGTAGGATAGATTTACAACATCAGACTGTTAACTCTTATGAAAGTACGTTGAAGTATTGTGCTTTAATTggaaaataagtaaaatagaaaaacaaagaaactACCAAGTAGGATTTTGTAAATTGTGAGtaattgattaataaataCTCTTTAAAAAGCTTACATTAAATTGGATTAGGAAAAGTGCAgaactataaattaaattctttcaTAAAACAATTTGGATTTTAAGCATatgaaataaaacatttagaTGTAACTTTTTTTCAAGTAAACTTAAAATTGAGATTAGAAATTTCGAATGTAATCCGAGAGCTCCTCGTTGACTCTGTCGcatatttacagggtatatgtAAGAGGTGACAGTGCAAGTGACTTTTATTTGCAGCAATCTGAGTCAGCTACATATAAGGCTCGGATGACAACAGCCCAGAAGGCAGTAACAATCATTGGCTTTGGCTACGGCTTTAGCTCTATAGCATTGGCTTTGACTTCGGCCTTAGCTTTTGCTTTGTCTCACGCAATGGGAAGGAGatgcaggagcaggagcagcagtaGTTGCAAAGCAAACCCATTCGCTATAGGAAGCCAGGCAAGTCAAATATAATGCTGTCACATGGCAACTGCACAAACAGAAGATACTCAGATAACTGACAGCACAATGCTGTGTTGTTCTAAGTTTCTCTTGCTATGAAATTAAACTTGGAAGCAACACAAATAGTGGAAGCAAAAGGCTCAACAAGGTCACAGGATGCCTCAACTACAATAAAAGAAACGAGAACTGacctaataaaaaaaaagccaactGCCTTAAAGCAAAATCCaactaatatttttgttacatgattaattttttttatttgtatatttaacaatcgtaaaaatcattttgaaatCACTGCCTCGCAATGTCATCTATCGTTTTCCCAAATTCGAGTAGATTCAGTCGATTAATCGTCGAGCACTTAACTAATTGAGGATGTCATCGATTTCCTGGGGCTAATTTATTTCGACTTAGGCGCAATTAGACACGCCCACTCAGCCAAACAGCAAGCAACTGTTACTGTTCACAGGACCAATGCTAATTGAGAGATTCGTAGGCGAGCCTAATCAATTGGGCGTGGCTGTGGCTTCATAACTGTCAATTATCAAATCGTCGCTGGTCGCTATAAAAGCTCTTCAAGCTGCACACAACAATGCAGAGCACTCTACGAGAATGGTCAGAAAATTAGGGAGATACACGGAAACAATGGCGACCAGTGATAAAACCATAAAGttgaaaaagtttttccaATTCGTCAACATCTTTTACTTATCCATCGGCATGGTAGCGTACGACACAGAGGAATGGAACAATAGACACACGCCAGAGGTGCGCAAGTGGACGAGTCGCCTGTTGAGCTGGATTTTCATTTGCCAAGTGCTAAATCTGAATTTGGTGCTCATCTCGGAACTGATCTATGTGGGATTAGCATTTGCGAGCGCCAACAATTTCTTGGAGGCCACAATGAATCTCTGTTTCATTGGCTATGTGGTGATTGGTGTAATCAAAATACGTGACATTTGGTCTCAGCGATCTCAGTTGACACGAGTTGTCGCTCAACTACAGCGACTACATCCAACGAAAGTGGGAGAACAGGGCGAATACTTAATGGATAAATATCTGCGCGATTATCGAAAAGTTAGCATCTTTTATTTCTCGATGTATCTGGTGCTCATTTGGATCTACAACTTGTATTGGGTCTTCTACTATTTGGTCTACGATTTTTGGCTTGGCATACGCACCTTTAATCGCATGCTACCCTATTACTGCTGGACACCCTGGGATTGGAGCACCAATTGGAGTTATTACGTCATGTATTTTTCACAGAATTTGGCTGGACAAACGTGTGTCTCAGGTCAACTAGCAGCGGATATGTTTATGTGTGCTCTGGTCACACTGCTAGTCATGCATTTTAAACGCCTGGCCACACAGATCGAACAGCATGTGGCTGGGCAGCAGTCGCCAGAAAAAGATCTGACCTTTCTGCAAAAGAACATCGTCTATCATCAACGTTTGCTTATACTTTGCGAGGATGTCAATCAAATCTTTGGCATCTCATTGTTTTGCAACTTTGCCAGCTCATCGtttatcatttgttttatgatCTTTCAAATTACGATTGGCGGCAACATCGATACGCTGGTGATGCTGGCGTTTTTTCTCTTCTGCGCCATGGTGCAGGTATTCATGATTGGCAGCTACGCACAGCGTCTGATTAACGCAGTAAGTCGATATATAGAAGTGTGTTCTTTACAACTAATACTGCGTACTTACAGAGCCAACAAATCGGTCAAGCTGTATACAATCATGACTGGTTTGATGGTGAATTGCGCTATCGTCAAATGTTGATTCTTATAATCAAGCGTGCTCAACGTCCAAGCTATCTCAAAGCCAGCATATTTTTGAATGTTTCACTAATAACTGTCACGGATGTAAgttatatgttatgtatactgtttttactattttaaacGTCTTTTTCTTTGCAGCTTTTGCAACTTTCATACAAGTTTTTTGCCTTGTTACGCACTATGTATGCTAAGTAAAAAGAATCAGCATAGTGACGTAGCTTTAAGCTTTCAGTCATACTTCATAGTCCAAGCTTAGCTCTTAGCTTTTTTTAGTGTTAAGCGTACGTTAATGTGCTTAGCAATTAGCTTTTGCAAGTAGAACtcaaattgacaaaatgcTAAGTGATATGACGGTGAtcaacaatatacaaaattgcaTAGTTTTAAACGGCATAATATGAGTTTAgctctatatttttattttacaaaatgcgCAAAGCTTTAGCTGTCCGTTTAGTTAGTAATGTGACTGGCAGCAAGTGCAAGTGAAACTGACAAAATGATTGGGGAAATGATTACTGAATTGGCCAAATCATGCCACAACAATCATTTACGCCAAATCCACAACAGTTGTGgcttctaattaaattaaacaaccAACTGGCGCTGCTTGTGGTACAACACAAAGAGTATCGCTTAAAAAATACAAGAGAAATACAGCACACGCCAAGCATGCCAACGTAAAAAATACCCtagatttctttttaatattgttgtagtctaaaaataaagattttaaagtcacataatattgttttatcgTCCAAGGTACTTTATTTACAATGACATCAATGTCTTACATGACTAATTTTAGGAACAATATACCCCATGGTCAGAACTGAAAGGATATAAGCTGCGACCGCTGGTCATAATGAGTAGAGAAAATTCGCGCTGATTTTGCTTTGGCGCGCTTACAGCAAACGCTGTTTGGTCAGAACAGACGAGGAAGAGAGGGCGTAATAAGGGAATGCTGGATGGAACTGTGGTGCTGACCGTGTTACCACAAAAGGCTATGATTAATTATCGCCATTTCGTTTGCACAAAATGCGCGTGAAATGCAAGACAAATCTTTGACGCTGCTCTAAAATTAGCAGCAAAGCGCAAAACGAAAGAGAAATGCTTGTAAAAGAAGAACTCTGAGAGCTGGCAccttgaacaacaacaacaacaacagcagcagaagcgagCGCATCATTTGCACAGTTGTTCATTAAGCCAATGTCATGCcgccattttaattaaagttctctcaacacacacacacacatattcgcACGCAAATGAGAAAAAATAGCGATTGGCATTTAGGCGCGACGCCAGCCAGCGCTTATGCAagacttaaaattaattgcaaaattggctggtaaattgcatttttatgactgtaaaattgaaaagttgtcacaacacacacacacacacatacagagtgGAGAGTAAGAGAGAACGTGGCTAATTACATTTCTACGTCTGGCAGTCAGATAGATGGCAAAATTGAagaattttttcaattaaaattagaaggcaacaaaaaaaaaaaaaaataacagaacGTACAACAAGAAAGCGGAGCACATTCGCGTAACCAAATGGCAATCAGATGGACACGGCCATCGCAGCCAAGTCCGACAAGTGGGCGTGTCTGGTAGGCGCTGCCCTAATCTAATTAGAAATACGCGCGTCACGAACTTGACTCCCAATGAAATGTTCCTTGCCTTCCCCCTGTAACTTTCCGTTGGCAATTCTGTTGAATCCAGAAAATGTGCACCATGGCGTATGGCAAAATAGTTTCGACTAATTTCATTTGCGTTTGCagttttcatttgcaaaagTTGGAAAAACTTCCTCCACAGTCTACTACTCCACCTGACCAACTGAATGGCCCCCTCCACCGCATAACCCTTGCACTTGCATCGCAGCCACTGGCGCATTTCCATGGGATGCCAAACCGCCATTAATCAAAGTAATTGCAGGCGACAAATGGCAGCGACCGAGGGGCAGCAGCGGCGCTTGTCCAGGTGCAGCTCT
Coding sequences:
- the LOC133837955 gene encoding uncharacterized protein LOC133837955 gives rise to the protein MTTVSFYILQNFLIRTLAFTPTRPLYLTRSEEKVVENLELYEPDALQIPPIHVTEKFTSIPDNIDVKNQPSSSLSSVVDLEPVDGYPLGVPSNRRPVFQSANPKRNCHIIKCPKFTHATFGTDFKKCYEFLNPCYLAVASCVRYNAQLPRLKVVEKSQCHNLES
- the LOC133838511 gene encoding putative odorant receptor 85d, with translation MVRKLGRYTETMATSDKTIKLKKFFQFVNIFYLSIGMVAYDTEEWNNRHTPEVRKWTSRLLSWIFICQVLNLNLVLISELIYVGLAFASANNFLEATMNLCFIGYVVIGVIKIRDIWSQRSQLTRVVAQLQRLHPTKVGEQGEYLMDKYLRDYRKVSIFYFSMYLVLIWIYNLYWVFYYLVYDFWLGIRTFNRMLPYYCWTPWDWSTNWSYYVMYFSQNLAGQTCVSGQLAADMFMCALVTLLVMHFKRLATQIEQHVAGQQSPEKDLTFLQKNIVYHQRLLILCEDVNQIFGISLFCNFASSSFIICFMIFQITIGGNIDTLVMLAFFLFCAMVQVFMIGSYAQRLINASQQIGQAVYNHDWFDGELRYRQMLILIIKRAQRPSYLKASIFLNVSLITVTDLLQLSYKFFALLRTMYAK